In uncultured Bacteroides sp., one genomic interval encodes:
- a CDS encoding transcriptional regulator: protein MFRELDPLLHSQLRLAVMAILMNVEEADFVYLKEKTQSTAGNLSVQLDKLSEAGYIKVEKSFVGKKTHTACQILPVGRKAFESYVKALKDYIG, encoded by the coding sequence ATGTTCAGAGAACTAGATCCGTTACTTCATTCACAACTTCGGCTTGCTGTAATGGCTATTCTAATGAACGTCGAAGAAGCTGACTTTGTGTATCTGAAAGAAAAAACTCAGTCGACGGCCGGTAATCTAAGTGTTCAGCTTGATAAACTTTCTGAGGCTGGGTATATAAAAGTAGAAAAAAGCTTTGTGGGAAAGAAAACACATACGGCTTGTCAGATCTTACCTGTAGGAAGAAAAGCATTTGAAAGCTATGTTAAGGCTCTTAAAGATTATATTGGATGA
- a CDS encoding DUF5606 domain-containing protein, whose amino-acid sequence MLKTILSISGKPGLYKLISQGKNMLIVESISADKKRIPAYGNEKVISLADIAMYTNDSEVSLKEVLASVLKKENGELASIDAKKSTSDQLRTYFAEILPDFDRDRVYVTDIKKLISWYNILVTNGITDFEAEESTEEVAESEAE is encoded by the coding sequence ATGTTGAAGACTATTTTGTCTATCTCGGGTAAGCCGGGTTTGTATAAGTTAATTTCTCAGGGAAAGAATATGCTGATTGTTGAATCAATTTCTGCAGATAAGAAACGTATCCCTGCTTATGGTAATGAAAAAGTTATTTCTTTGGCTGATATTGCAATGTATACAAATGATTCAGAAGTTTCTTTGAAAGAAGTGCTTGCTTCTGTGCTGAAGAAAGAAAATGGTGAATTAGCATCTATTGATGCAAAGAAATCTACTAGCGACCAATTGCGTACTTATTTTGCAGAGATCCTTCCAGATTTTGACCGTGATAGAGTTTATGTAACTGATATTAAGAAATTAATTTCATGGTATAACATTTTGGTAACTAACGGTATCACAGATTTTGAAGCAGAAGAATCAACTGAAGAAGTTGCAGAATCTGAAGCTGAATAA
- the coaE gene encoding dephospho-CoA kinase (Dephospho-CoA kinase (CoaE) performs the final step in coenzyme A biosynthesis.): MAIKIGLTGGIGSGKSVVSHLLKTMGIPVYIADDESKRITSTDTLIKQQLINLLGEEVYINGVLNKNLLAAYIFSDAEHAKIVNKIIHPRVKEDFVKWAAKNSKYPVVAIESAILIEAGFTDEVDIVAMVYAPMDLRLQRLALRDASSSKEQILKRIQSQMDDEKKRALAHFVIVNDEQIPVIPQIVELVKSSLQ, translated from the coding sequence ATGGCTATTAAGATTGGTTTAACTGGCGGCATTGGGAGTGGTAAATCGGTTGTCTCTCATTTATTGAAAACAATGGGGATACCCGTTTATATAGCAGATGATGAATCAAAAAGAATCACTTCAACTGATACTTTGATAAAGCAACAACTTATTAATTTACTTGGTGAAGAAGTTTATATTAACGGCGTTTTAAACAAGAATCTACTTGCTGCTTATATTTTTTCGGATGCAGAGCATGCTAAAATTGTTAATAAGATTATTCATCCAAGAGTTAAAGAAGACTTCGTAAAATGGGCAGCTAAAAATAGTAAGTACCCTGTTGTTGCAATTGAATCGGCAATACTCATTGAAGCCGGATTTACTGATGAAGTTGATATTGTTGCAATGGTTTATGCTCCAATGGATTTACGTTTGCAACGGCTGGCTTTGCGTGATGCCTCTTCGTCAAAAGAACAAATCTTAAAAAGAATTCAAAGTCAGATGGATGATGAGAAGAAAAGAGCATTAGCCCATTTTGTTATTGTTAATGACGAACAAATTCCTGTAATTCCTCAAATAGTAGAGTTGGTAAAATCATCACTACAATAA
- a CDS encoding YbbR-like domain-containing protein — protein sequence MFIERNIKFFYLKIFRRVRSFLLSEKSRKVLIFLFFFFISSGFWLLQTLKNNFEIELAIPVKLKNVPNDAVITAEPISELHIVVKDKGTTLLNYFFGHNFYPISLDFADYQDLGNHVIIPASSIEKRILSQLSSSTKLVSIKPDVVDYFYTMGASKKVPVRLRGKISTGRQYYLTDTVFSPDSVLVYAPQSMLDSIKYVSTHAVLLKEISDTVHKRVQLATIKGVKLVPNVVNLMLPVDILTEKTLEVPLLGINFPANKSLRTFPSKVKVTFQVGLRRFKSIRPENFVFDISFEELMKSGSEKYKLKLKSVPAGVSYVRIIPDQVDFLIESIPAYGY from the coding sequence ATGTTTATTGAAAGGAACATAAAGTTCTTTTATTTAAAGATATTTAGGAGGGTCAGAAGCTTTCTGCTGAGTGAAAAAAGTAGAAAAGTTCTGATCTTTCTGTTTTTTTTCTTTATATCTTCTGGATTTTGGTTATTGCAGACTTTAAAAAACAATTTTGAGATTGAATTAGCTATTCCTGTAAAACTAAAAAATGTTCCGAACGATGCTGTTATAACCGCTGAACCTATTTCCGAATTACATATTGTAGTTAAAGATAAAGGAACTACGTTACTGAATTATTTTTTTGGTCACAACTTTTACCCTATTAGTCTGGATTTTGCAGATTATCAGGATCTTGGTAATCATGTAATTATACCTGCGTCTAGCATTGAAAAAAGAATTTTATCTCAGCTTAGTTCTTCTACTAAGCTAGTTAGCATCAAGCCTGATGTTGTTGATTACTTTTATACAATGGGTGCATCAAAGAAAGTTCCTGTAAGGTTAAGAGGTAAAATAAGTACAGGACGTCAGTATTACCTTACAGATACTGTGTTTTCTCCCGATTCGGTTCTTGTATATGCTCCACAGTCTATGCTTGATTCTATTAAATATGTCAGTACGCATGCTGTATTATTGAAAGAGATTTCGGATACAGTACATAAGAGGGTGCAATTAGCTACTATTAAAGGTGTGAAATTAGTACCCAACGTGGTTAATCTTATGCTTCCTGTTGATATTCTTACTGAAAAAACTTTAGAAGTGCCATTATTGGGAATAAACTTTCCTGCTAATAAATCTTTGCGAACATTTCCTTCAAAAGTAAAAGTAACTTTTCAGGTTGGGCTGAGACGCTTTAAATCTATTCGTCCTGAAAACTTTGTTTTTGATATCTCTTTTGAAGAACTAATGAAGAGTGGATCTGAGAAATATAAATTAAAACTGAAATCGGTTCCGGCAGGAGTGAGCTACGTACGCATTATTCCTGATCAGGTAGATTTCTTAATCGAATCAATTCCTGCTTATGGCTATTAA
- the yajC gene encoding preprotein translocase subunit YajC, with product MNLSVLLQGTIVGGDFLSGGGGTILMMVAMFAIIYFFMIRPQNKKQKEIQNFRKGLEVGQKVITAGGIHGKIKEVKDDSVILEIADNVRIKIDKNSIFAAASDASQANTK from the coding sequence ATGAACTTATCTGTATTATTACAAGGAACAATTGTTGGTGGAGATTTTCTAAGTGGTGGCGGTGGTACCATTCTTATGATGGTAGCAATGTTTGCTATTATTTATTTTTTTATGATTCGTCCACAAAACAAAAAACAAAAGGAAATCCAGAATTTCCGTAAAGGATTGGAAGTAGGTCAAAAGGTTATTACTGCTGGTGGCATACACGGAAAAATTAAAGAAGTAAAAGATGATTCTGTTATTCTTGAAATTGCAGATAATGTCCGTATAAAAATAGATAAAAATTCTATTTTTGCTGCTGCATCTGATGCAAGTCAAGCAAATACGAAATAG
- the nusB gene encoding transcription antitermination factor NusB, giving the protein MINRVLIRLKIVQIVYAYYQNGNKNLDTAEKELFFSLSKAYDLYNYLLLLMIELTNFAHKRIDVAKNKLVPSQEDLAPCMKFAENKFIAQLEVNKQLSEFVSTQKKTWANETDFIKELFDKIASSDIYKEYMESEESSYTEDRELWRKIYKNFIMTNESLDQVLEDQSLYWNDDKEIVDTFVIKTIKKFDEKQGVSQKLLPEFKDDEDQEFARRLFRRSIMNEDYYRHLISENTKNWDLDRVAFMDVIIMQIALAEILSFPNIPISVSLNEYVEIAKLYSTAKSGSFINGTLDGIVNQLKKEGKLTKN; this is encoded by the coding sequence ATGATTAACAGAGTTCTTATTCGTCTTAAAATCGTGCAGATTGTGTACGCTTACTATCAAAATGGAAACAAAAATTTGGATACAGCCGAAAAAGAGTTGTTTTTTAGTCTTTCAAAGGCTTACGACCTCTACAACTACTTGTTGTTGTTGATGATAGAATTGACGAACTTTGCCCATAAACGTATTGATGTGGCAAAAAACAAATTAGTACCTTCTCAGGAAGATTTAGCCCCTTGCATGAAATTTGCGGAAAACAAATTTATTGCCCAATTGGAAGTAAACAAACAACTTTCAGAGTTTGTTTCTACCCAAAAGAAAACATGGGCTAATGAAACAGATTTTATCAAAGAATTATTTGATAAAATTGCTAGTTCTGATATATATAAGGAGTATATGGAGTCAGAAGAGTCTTCTTATACTGAAGATCGTGAGTTATGGAGGAAAATCTATAAAAACTTCATTATGACTAACGAGTCTTTAGATCAGGTTTTGGAAGATCAAAGCTTATATTGGAATGATGATAAAGAAATAGTTGATACCTTTGTTATTAAAACAATCAAGAAATTTGATGAGAAACAAGGTGTAAGTCAAAAACTATTGCCAGAATTTAAAGATGATGAAGATCAGGAATTTGCTCGTAGATTGTTCCGTCGTTCAATTATGAATGAAGATTATTATCGCCATTTAATAAGCGAAAATACTAAGAACTGGGATTTAGATCGTGTGGCTTTCATGGATGTGATTATTATGCAGATTGCATTGGCAGAAATACTTAGTTTCCCTAATATTCCAATTAGTGTATCTTTGAATGAATATGTAGAAATTGCGAAACTATATAGTACCGCAAAAAGTGGCAGTTTTATTAATGGAACATTGGATGGAATAGTTAATCAATTAAAAAAAGAGGGAAAGCTAACAAAAAACTAA
- a CDS encoding DUF3276 family protein, with amino-acid sequence MEEFKKKSAVDMSEKEIVFSKSIKAGKRIYYLDVKKNRKDEMFIAITESKKVVSGEGDDSQVSFEKHKIFLYKEDFEKFMTGLTQAISFINDNKSNDEETVINQAEEVEINTDHIISDEIKIDIDFE; translated from the coding sequence ATGGAAGAGTTCAAAAAGAAAAGCGCAGTGGATATGAGCGAGAAGGAAATCGTTTTTTCTAAATCAATCAAAGCAGGTAAACGCATTTATTATTTAGATGTTAAAAAGAACCGTAAAGACGAAATGTTCATTGCTATTACAGAAAGTAAAAAAGTAGTTTCTGGAGAAGGAGATGATTCACAGGTTTCTTTTGAAAAGCACAAAATTTTTCTATATAAAGAAGATTTTGAGAAGTTTATGACAGGATTAACGCAGGCAATCTCTTTTATAAACGACAACAAAAGTAATGATGAGGAAACAGTAATCAATCAGGCTGAAGAAGTAGAAATAAATACTGATCATATAATTTCTGATGAAATAAAGATTGATATTGATTTTGAATAG
- a CDS encoding 50S ribosomal protein L25/general stress protein Ctc, producing MKTIEISATLRNDFGKKGSQAIRKTDGVPCVLYGQGENLHFTVTNDSLRNLVYSPDIYLVNLDIEGKKVKAIMKDIQFHPVKDNILHIDFYQIDEVKPIVMEVPVALEGLAEGVKAGGKLTLQMRKIKVKALFNDIPEKLVINVSSLGLGKTIQVGQLSFENLELLTAKEAVVCAVKLTRVARGLAAAANK from the coding sequence ATGAAAACAATTGAAATTAGTGCAACTTTGAGAAACGATTTCGGAAAGAAAGGTTCTCAAGCTATTCGTAAGACTGACGGTGTACCTTGCGTTCTTTACGGACAAGGAGAAAACTTACACTTTACAGTAACAAACGATTCTCTTCGTAACTTGGTATATTCACCAGATATCTATCTTGTAAACCTGGATATCGAAGGTAAGAAAGTTAAGGCTATCATGAAAGATATCCAATTCCACCCAGTAAAAGATAATATTCTTCACATTGACTTCTACCAGATTGATGAAGTTAAGCCTATCGTAATGGAAGTTCCTGTAGCTCTTGAAGGTTTGGCTGAAGGTGTTAAAGCCGGTGGTAAGTTAACTCTTCAAATGCGTAAAATTAAAGTTAAAGCTTTATTCAATGATATCCCAGAAAAATTGGTTATCAATGTATCTAGCTTAGGTTTAGGTAAGACTATTCAGGTTGGACAACTTTCATTTGAAAACCTTGAATTATTAACTGCTAAGGAAGCTGTTGTTTGTGCTGTTAAGTTGACTCGTGTAGCAAGAGGTCTTGCTGCTGCAGCAAATAAATAA
- the pth gene encoding aminoacyl-tRNA hydrolase, which translates to MKYLIVGLGNIGDEYRDTRHNIGFNVLDALAKASNIVFTDGRYGATATLSIKGRTLILLKPSTFMNLSGNAVRYYMQKEKIALENVLVVVDDLALPFGTLRLKAKGSDAGHNGLKHIAATLGTENYARLRFGIGNDFPRGGQIDFVLGNFTEEDMKTMDERLEMAGEIVKNFCLAGISLTMNQFNKK; encoded by the coding sequence ATGAAATACTTGATTGTAGGATTGGGTAATATCGGTGATGAATACCGGGATACTCGTCACAACATAGGATTTAATGTATTGGACGCCCTAGCTAAGGCGTCCAATATTGTTTTTACCGATGGACGTTATGGGGCTACCGCTACTCTATCGATAAAAGGTCGTACGCTTATTTTGCTCAAACCATCTACTTTTATGAATCTGAGTGGAAATGCAGTACGCTATTACATGCAAAAAGAAAAAATTGCCTTAGAAAATGTACTTGTAGTGGTTGACGACTTAGCATTACCGTTTGGAACTCTTCGCTTAAAAGCAAAAGGCAGCGATGCCGGCCATAACGGATTAAAGCATATTGCTGCCACACTGGGAACAGAGAACTATGCACGTTTGCGTTTTGGTATCGGCAATGACTTTCCACGAGGTGGACAGATTGACTTTGTACTAGGCAATTTTACCGAAGAAGATATGAAGACAATGGATGAACGCCTGGAAATGGCAGGCGAAATTGTGAAAAATTTCTGTCTGGCAGGCATTTCTCTTACAATGAATCAGTTTAATAAAAAATAA
- a CDS encoding RNA-binding S4 domain-containing protein, with translation MAEARIDKWMWATRIFKTRTIAAEACKKGRVSINGSQVKASRTIKVGDVIQVKKSPITYSFKVLQTIEKRIGAKLVQEYMENVTTPDQYEILEMNKISGFVDRARGTGRPTKKDRRELEDFSTPESMDDFDFDFDFNSED, from the coding sequence ATGGCTGAAGCGAGAATAGACAAATGGATGTGGGCAACGCGTATATTCAAAACACGTACTATCGCTGCCGAAGCTTGTAAAAAAGGTCGTGTTTCTATTAATGGTTCACAGGTAAAAGCATCACGCACTATTAAAGTAGGTGATGTTATTCAGGTAAAAAAGTCGCCTATTACTTATTCATTTAAAGTATTGCAAACAATAGAGAAGCGAATTGGTGCTAAACTTGTGCAGGAATATATGGAGAATGTTACCACTCCTGATCAGTATGAAATACTTGAAATGAACAAAATCAGTGGTTTTGTAGACAGAGCACGAGGTACCGGACGGCCAACAAAAAAAGATCGTCGGGAATTAGAAGATTTCAGCACTCCAGAATCTATGGATGATTTTGACTTCGATTTTGATTTTAATTCAGAAGACTAG
- a CDS encoding endonuclease VIII gives MIEIPEAIVLCRQLNNTIKGKVITDVVAGFSPHKFAFFLGDPQNYPSLLIGEKVIDSNPRGGLVEISTEKTRIVFGDGANLHYFESGSKIPDKHQLLIGFDDNSFLAVTVQMYGGLWAFQVDTFDNPYYLVAVEKPSVLSDAFSKDYFMNLISDENLKKKSSKALLATEQRIPGLGNGVLQDILYNAGIHPKKRVQELDTQEKEMLYNVIKNTISEICELGGRDVETDLFGNAGGYKTKLSKNTSGKPCSKCGSIIVKENYLGGSIYYCKECQPL, from the coding sequence ATGATTGAAATACCCGAAGCTATTGTATTGTGCCGCCAGTTGAATAATACCATTAAAGGAAAGGTTATTACTGATGTTGTTGCAGGTTTTTCTCCTCACAAGTTTGCTTTCTTTTTGGGTGATCCTCAAAATTACCCATCACTCTTGATTGGGGAAAAAGTAATTGATTCCAATCCTCGGGGAGGTTTGGTTGAGATTAGTACAGAAAAGACCAGAATTGTATTTGGTGATGGAGCTAATCTTCATTATTTTGAATCTGGAAGTAAAATACCCGATAAACATCAGCTCCTGATAGGATTTGATGATAATTCTTTTCTTGCTGTAACAGTGCAGATGTATGGCGGATTATGGGCTTTCCAGGTTGATACATTCGATAATCCATATTATCTTGTTGCAGTAGAAAAACCATCGGTTTTATCAGATGCATTTAGCAAAGATTATTTCATGAATCTTATTTCTGATGAAAATCTTAAAAAGAAATCTTCAAAAGCTTTGCTGGCTACCGAACAAAGAATTCCAGGCCTTGGTAATGGTGTATTGCAGGATATTTTGTATAATGCCGGCATACATCCCAAAAAGAGAGTTCAGGAGCTGGATACACAAGAAAAGGAGATGTTGTATAATGTAATAAAGAATACGATATCTGAAATCTGCGAATTAGGTGGGAGAGATGTTGAAACCGATTTGTTTGGGAATGCCGGAGGATATAAAACAAAGCTTTCCAAAAATACTTCTGGAAAGCCTTGCTCTAAATGTGGTAGTATTATTGTGAAAGAAAACTATTTAGGCGGAAGCATTTACTATTGTAAGGAATGCCAGCCATTATAG
- a CDS encoding carbonic anhydrase family protein: MGEQKNKSELGMEHILTGSIRSKEEQQKLTPSEVLDILKKGNQEFVEDNLTVRNNSDRIRTAVLGQYPLAVVLSCLDSRVPVEDIFHRGIGDMFVSRVAGNIVNEDILGSLEYACKVSGSKLIVVLGHTHCGAIQSAIDDVKMGNITSLLSKIKPAVEKANSFYKGDKSSKNDEFMDAVCHLNVQISIDEIRSKSPILKEMEDLNEIMIVGAIYDMKTGKVDFL, encoded by the coding sequence ATGGGAGAACAAAAAAATAAATCAGAATTGGGTATGGAACATATTCTTACTGGTTCCATACGTTCCAAAGAGGAACAACAGAAACTTACCCCCAGCGAGGTTCTTGATATTCTGAAAAAAGGGAATCAGGAATTTGTAGAAGATAATCTAACTGTTCGTAATAATTCCGACCGTATTCGTACAGCAGTATTAGGACAGTATCCGTTGGCAGTCGTTTTATCTTGTCTTGATTCGCGAGTTCCTGTAGAAGATATTTTTCATCGGGGTATAGGAGACATGTTTGTTTCTCGTGTAGCCGGAAATATAGTAAATGAAGATATTCTGGGAAGTCTCGAATATGCCTGCAAAGTATCTGGATCTAAACTTATTGTTGTATTAGGTCATACACATTGCGGAGCTATTCAGTCGGCAATTGATGATGTAAAGATGGGAAATATAACATCTTTACTTTCTAAAATTAAACCTGCCGTAGAAAAAGCTAATAGTTTTTATAAAGGAGATAAATCATCAAAGAATGATGAGTTTATGGATGCTGTCTGTCACTTAAATGTTCAAATATCAATTGATGAGATCAGAAGTAAAAGTCCTATTCTTAAAGAAATGGAAGATTTAAACGAAATTATGATTGTTGGAGCAATCTATGATATGAAAACAGGGAAAGTGGATTTTTTGTAA
- a CDS encoding rhamnogalacturonan acetylesterase, translating to MKALKLCFIVAFTLFAMTISAQEKAKTTKTQITGEDLLGLKSGADPKKANAGVAGSSRKKSRPVVFIIGDSTVKNGKDNGSNHQWGWGHFFADYVDTTKVSVENHALGGRSSRTFITEGLWNKVLSAVKPGDYVLIQFGHNDGGSLNMGRARASLKGYADNDTTVIMELTGKEETVHSFGWYMRKYAKDVKAKKATPILLSHIPRNMFTTKDSVAVIRNSDGYGLWTKESAAMEKVPYIDLNKLTADKLDKMGKDAIQTLYYGDHTHTSEAGAILNAQTVAEAIRELKNCKLKAALKK from the coding sequence ATGAAAGCATTAAAATTATGTTTTATTGTAGCATTTACGCTATTTGCAATGACTATTTCGGCTCAGGAAAAAGCCAAAACTACTAAAACTCAAATTACAGGTGAAGACTTATTAGGGTTAAAGTCGGGTGCCGATCCGAAGAAAGCCAATGCCGGAGTTGCCGGATCGTCCAGAAAGAAAAGTCGCCCGGTTGTTTTTATAATTGGTGACTCAACCGTAAAGAATGGAAAAGATAATGGTAGCAATCACCAATGGGGATGGGGACATTTCTTTGCAGACTATGTTGACACAACTAAAGTATCGGTAGAAAATCATGCATTGGGTGGACGCAGCAGTCGTACATTTATTACAGAAGGACTTTGGAATAAAGTACTTTCGGCAGTAAAGCCTGGTGATTATGTACTTATTCAGTTTGGACATAACGATGGTGGTTCACTAAATATGGGACGTGCCCGTGCTTCACTGAAAGGATATGCTGATAATGATACCACTGTAATAATGGAACTTACCGGGAAAGAAGAAACTGTTCATTCTTTTGGCTGGTATATGCGTAAATACGCAAAGGATGTTAAAGCTAAAAAGGCAACACCAATCTTATTATCACATATACCTCGTAATATGTTTACTACAAAAGATAGTGTAGCTGTTATTCGTAATAGCGATGGCTACGGTCTATGGACAAAAGAATCTGCCGCAATGGAAAAAGTTCCATATATTGACTTGAATAAGCTTACAGCAGACAAACTTGACAAGATGGGTAAAGATGCTATTCAAACATTATATTATGGTGATCATACTCATACATCAGAAGCCGGAGCTATATTAAATGCTCAAACTGTTGCCGAAGCTATCCGTGAATTAAAGAACTGCAAACTGAAAGCCGCTTTAAAGAAGTAA
- a CDS encoding HIT family protein, which produces MSDPKDCLYCQNNQTLHDLMIEFAQLSVSRAFLFKEQTYRGRCLVAYKDHVNDLNELSDEDRNAFMADVAKVTSAMNKAFHPAKINYGAYSDKLSHLHFHLAPKYEGGPDFGGTFVMNPGKVYLTDAEYQELIDAVKANL; this is translated from the coding sequence ATGAGTGATCCTAAAGATTGTCTGTATTGCCAAAACAATCAGACTTTGCATGATTTAATGATTGAATTTGCACAATTAAGTGTATCGAGAGCATTCCTTTTTAAGGAACAAACTTATAGAGGTCGTTGCCTGGTAGCATATAAAGATCATGTTAACGATCTTAATGAACTGAGTGATGAAGATCGTAATGCTTTTATGGCTGATGTTGCCAAAGTAACAAGTGCTATGAATAAGGCTTTCCATCCTGCAAAAATTAATTATGGTGCTTATTCGGATAAGTTGTCTCATCTACACTTCCATTTAGCTCCTAAATATGAAGGTGGTCCTGACTTTGGTGGTACATTCGTTATGAATCCGGGTAAGGTTTATCTTACAGATGCTGAATATCAGGAACTGATTGATGCTGTAAAAGCTAATTTGTAA